GGTTTATTGGAACCTCGAGTGGGAACTTCAGCATCAGGGGTTCGATTACTGTTACGACAAGCGCCTCTACGACCGTCTGGAACACGACACCGCGGAGAGTGTGCGGCTCCATCTTTGCGCTGACCTTGACTACCAGGGAAAACTGGTCCGCTTTATCGAAAATCACGATGAGCCTCGCGCCCGGTCGGTCTTTTCTCCCGAAAAGGAGCGCGCCGCTGCCGTAATCACTGCGACGATCCCGGGAGCAAAACTTTTTCACGAAGGGCAGTTGGAGGGAAGAAAGGTCAGACTTCCCGTCTTCCTCGGTCGCCGCCCTGCTGAGCCTGAAGACCCAGAGCTCCGGGCTTTCTACTGCATGCTTCTAAGAGCCGCGTCTTCAGACCGACTGCGGAAGGGTCACTGGCAGCACTGTGATCGAACCGGTTGGCCGGATAATGCAAGTTACCAGAATCTCGTTGCGTGGTGCTGGCGCAGCGATGAGGAGCATCACCTGATCATCGTGAATTTCTCGGCCTCGAGTGCGCAAGGGCTGGTACTGCCGCCATGGGATGAACTCAAAGGCAGGCGATGGCAGATGACCGACCTCTTTACCGAAAAAGAGTATGAACGGAGCGGGGATGAAATGTGCGCTCAGGGATTGTACGTGGATCTTCCACCGTGGAGGTATCATGTCCTGACCCGATGGCTGCGAGTGGGGTGAGCGCGTGATGTGTTTTTTTGAATCTTGTAATAATTTGCCAGCGCTTATCTTTCAATCAACTGTAAGATGGATACTGCTCGATATCGGCTTTCTCCCCAAGGGCTCATCGGCGCCGACCCACCACGCATTTCCCACGCCCAAACTGTCGGCGCCGGCTAGCAATTACCTTCGCGTGATTTCGGTCTTGTCATAATGATCCGGCTTAGAAGGATCGACTCGCGGAGCGGAGCCGCTCCAGGTTCTTGACCATCTGGTCCTTCATCTGCTCGCGGCCGATGCTATGCTTCAAGCTGCTGCCCATTCCGGCGACCTGATCAGTGGAAGTTCGATGCGCATAAAATACTACGGAGCCATTCCGGTACGGCAGGCAGCCGAGTATCAACTGGCTGGAGTTGTAGGAGTGGCCTACAAAGAATTGTCTTGCGAGTATCACCGACCCCGCATCGGAGGTTTGCAGGACGCGATGACCAAGAATAGCAGTGGGCCGGTCTTCCACTTTCCGGTTGAGCCAATAAAATTGCTCCTCGGCGCCAGCCGGCAATGTAGCGGGATAATTCAGCCAGGCCTGATACAGATCGGGGTAGTAGCGTGACAACAACTTGCTGCTAATGGTAGCAGTGCGTAGTTCCTTTGCAGGACTAGCCTCTGGTCCACGTCGTGCGTAGGGTGCAATTCCTGACAAACCGCCTTTGCGGTAAGTTTGCCAGCGCTGCAATAAAATCTCCCGATAATGTTGCGTCACGCCCGCAATCAAAGCGGTGTTATCAGCAGCGGCAAGCTTTTTTTTAAGGGGTGCAAAGCTCTGGATTTCATCAGTGGACAAATTAAATCGGTCGTTCGCCGCGGCATTCAATAAACCTTTGGCCTCATCGCTCTGCTTGAATTTAAAATCAAAACTTTTGAAGGCATCCGCGTCTGATTTTGGCTGCACATCGCCCTGCGCTATGGTATTCGGGTCGATCGACGCCAGTGCGCCGCTCTTGAAGTAAGCCACGAGTTTCGCAGGTGGCGATGGCAGGTAAATGCCCAGACCCATCGCCAGTTCTTTTTCGGTTGCTTCACCGAGTTCCAGTGCAACAATCTCGCCCCGCTCGAGGTTGGCCACCTGATCCTGCTTGAGCCCCAGCGAGGCAATGATGTCCTTGACAGTGGGTACTGGGGCCGCAAACGTGGTAACGGATGACAACAGCAGCAATACAAGAAAGAACCAGTGAGATTTGGCGCGTGTTGGATAGCTGATCCGGGCAAGATAAGTCCGCTTGTTCATAATTGGTTCTCTATTGTTATTGTCGCCCAATCCGCTAAACGCCTGTTTGTTTCAATTCAGCTATCTAGCCGCTAAGAACGGATGTACATCGGTTTCATGACTTGCAGCGGTTTCCTCAATAACCTGATCTACATCACGATGGAAACGGCTGTGCGCTCTATCACCCACAGCCGCCCCTGGGTTAACGCAAGCTGCTCATTTACCGTCCGCCCGCGGGAATAACCAAATTAATCGACGGTAGGTGTGTATTCACACCTTTCCTTGACGAGCGGTGATGCGTTGGGGGTGCCGATCCCGTTAGCAATTAGTGCAATCACGCGGTCATCCTGGTCGTAACCCATATGCGCTGGACCCGGACGGACACCGCTCATGCCGAAGACCTTGATAACTGGAGACACATTGATACTGATGTTAGTGATATCCGCACATAACCTGGAGTCTATATACTTTTCCTGATACCCGGGAGGTATCCCATAACTTAACAGGTCATTGGGATCACTGAAGGCGATTATGGACGTTTCGCTGACCGTGCGCTGGTCGTAATAACGGCCTTCAGGTTTACAATAATCCGCATACTGTCCTGTTACTTCGGGTAATTCTCTCCCTAGTTGCAGCAACGGGAGTTGATTGGATAGCATAAAAATAGGTATGTGTTTGAGCCGTAATGCCTCAACCACTTTTAGGGGTATGCTCATTTTTGCGTCTGCCTGCTTCTCCCGCAAGAGTTCTTCGCGGCGTGGCAGTATTCCCGCGATGCGCTGCAGCCCATCAATAGTGATGCGACTACCCAGGCTATGGGAAACAAAAATATAATCGTCCTGGATCATCTTCTCGAGAGCAGTATCGCTCAAGCTGGAACAAGGCTGTCTGCCCTTTTCAGGAAGATCGCTCCACTCGTCTTTTACCATCCAGCAGAATGATTGCGAAAATGCCGCCTGTATAGGTTCTCTTTTGTTTCCGCTATAAACAAGTGGATCGGCAATAGCATCATTGCTGAATTTCTTCATGATGCTGTTTAACGCGGCCCTTCGATAATCGAATTCTCCCGAAGTATCGTAAGCAAGAAGCTCTTTTTCTCCCCGTGTAATTTCAGACCAGGTTAGCTCATAAAATAGAACCTCCTTGCCATTTTCAGCATTCATAAGGCGCGAGACGCGCAAATTGCCAAGTCCCTGGCCCGGAAATAAAACGCTTTCCAGCTCGATATTTTTTGACTTGGCCGAACGGACGTTGAGGCCCAACTCCTTCGCCATTTTTCCCTGAAATTGAGTCGTGTATCCGGGGATGTGATCGGCTACTCCATGAACCATGAGGATTTTTGTTTTCCCCTGTTCTTTAGCCAGTCTTGGTTCGATACCTTCAAAAGGTTTGCCCCACGCTTCACATTTCCGGGTATCCGGCTCCTCGGATTTTTCCAGGAGTGCCAGCGTCACGCCCTTACTCATGCTAACGCAACCGGACAATGCAATGACAGTCATGAGAGAGCTCAACCAGATAATTTTCCTGGGGAAATAATAAGCAAGGGTCAGCATGTTTATTGTTCCGGTTGTTGTTGTGTTCAACGTAGTAATCCTGCATAGTGGATTACTGACGTGATCTTTTTTCTGGCTCACTCTCCGCGGCGTTGCCGTATGGTTGCGATAAGTGGTTACGATCAGACCCTCAACCCGGCAACGCCACGGTTAGTTATATTCACCTCACCGTGTAGCCCTTGGCTTCAAAGCACGCTCCGTATGCACGCTGGAATTGCTGTTGCTGCTGTGCCGCGGCCTGCTGCTGTTGTCCCGCAGCCTGTTCATAATTGTCCTGTTTACGGCGTTGCCTTGCGCCGCCGCCCATGGTTCCCGCCACCGCGCCAATGGCAGCGCCCTTGCCGGCGTCACCAGCAATGGCGCCAATCGCCGCTCCGCCTGCTGCGCCGCGTGCCGCACCTCTTACCCGCTCGCCTTCATGTTGCGGTGGTGGCGGCGCTGCGTACTGGGTGGCCTGCGCCGGATCATAGCCCGTCTGCTTCTTGGCCGATGCGAAACACTCGGCCTCATCCTTCTGCTGCTGCTCCGCCGACTGACCCTTCGCGGGAACAATAACCTGCTGCGCAACCGCCGGAGCGCTGGCGAGCGCGGCCAGCACCGCCACTGATATTATCGATTTCAAAATCATTTTCTTGCCCTCCTCGTCTATTTATAAAACTCCGTCCACCTTGAGATAGCACAGCGGCTTATCTGGCTCAATACACCAACGGAATTGCAGAAGCGAGTTCGTAGCGTACGATGGCGCGAAGCTTGTTCTCGATCTGAAGGTAGCGTGCCACCTTTACTCCAGGGAGAACCTTGCTGAGCTTGGGCACATAAGACTTCTTCAACTTGGCTTCGTCCACATCGATCTCGATTGCTTCATCAATAAGTTTGCGTGCCGTTTTGTCCATTAGCGCACCCTTGTTGTAGGCCAGGGCGTATTCATTGATTACCTTGGCCATGCGCTCGTTGAGCTTGTGCAGATCCGCCTGATAGGCCTCGTATACCGGCCAGAAACCCTTTGCCTCCTCCTCGCTCAGGTCCATATTCTCCGCAACAATAAACTTCTTGTCCGCGCGCACCTTGTCGCGCAATATTTCCATATCACTGGCACCTGCCGGGGTGTCCTCAGCGCTAAACGCCGGCAGGGCCAACGTCGCAGCCAGGATCAGAAGAATAGCCCGCAGCATGTCCCACGAATAATTTCTTATCATTTTTGCCTCCATCAAAAGGTAACGGGTAACAGGTTGAGCTTTATGCCGAACGTTTTATTTTACTTAAGGGTGTGACCAGAAGAGCAGGCGCCTTCCTCAGCTATCGAATCGACCAACAATCTAAGCATAGCAGCCTAGTTGAAAGTTGCTGAAATGAGACTCGTTGAACTTTGCGCGCACCCAATGACCAGGAAGGGCGACACCCGCGAACCTCTTCTCTTCACGGCGCGGCTTGAGGCGGGTCCGTTGCCGCTATCTCTGGTATCTCGCGGATGAGGCGCGAAAAATCGGCTGCACCGTCGGCCGTGTGTGCCCGCGCATTTATGTGGGCGCGTCGCTGAAGCTCGGAGAATGGCAAACTTGTGTCAAGTCGCCCTGCTTCATACGTGTATTCTGGAACATAGCCACTTGCCAAAATCTTCCAGCTGAATGGGAGATGCTCGGGATTGACGAGCGTGTGCATCCAGATACCAGTTGTACAATTCGTCGTAAGGGTGTTATAGAATTCAGGATGGTCCCGTAGTTTATTAATTTTACTCATGTACTCCAGAAAGACCCGCCGCACGTTTACAAGTGGGCCCTGCACCCGGTATACGTAAACGTCTTCAGGTGGGTCGTTGCGATAGTTGGTCCGCAGGCGGATGACATCGCGTTCGTCGGCGACCACATAGTAGAGTTCATACTGCCGGAAGAAGCCCTTGAGGGTGGAATAGCCCTCTCCCTTCTCCTTGCGCGTCTCGATGGAAACCGCCAGGTGGTCCCCTCCGGCGAAGGCGAAACTGGCGAAGATGTGTGCGATGGCCGGTCCCATCCAGTAGACAGCCACCAGATCGACGCCCTCCAGCTTCCGCAGGTTGAAGCGCTTGTCATAGTAGGCGGGAGTGTAGTCCGTCTCGCTGCGATAATCGAAATTGCGGATGTTGTGCACGGTGACAATGTCGCCTTCAATCTCCGCATAAGGCAGTACTGCCACATCGGGCTGCCAGTCGCGCTCGTTGGACGGCTCGATGCCCCGCCACCAAACCATCAGCAGCGCAAACAGTGCGAAGTAAGCGGCAAGGGCGCCCCACCGCACGTGGGGAAAGCCAAGTCCAATTATTGCCATAAGTGATACGACCCCAAATAATACCGCCAGGCTGCTACGCACCGTTTCACTCTGTGGGCCCGAAAAAGCAAGGGCGAGAACGCCCCAGCAGCCGGCGACCGCTATCACCAAGCCGAGCATTGTCAAGCTAGCGGTGGTGAGCATTCGAGTCAGAGTAAACTCCCCGTTTTGTACGTCAAGTTATGAAGATGGGTCAATGCATGGGGATCGCGGCTACATCAAGCCGCTATACGCAGAACTTTTATCTGTTTTTCAGCAGGTCAATATCAGCGTAGCAGTTATTTCACACGCTGCCTGACGCATTGCCCCGCCACTGCTGGCCAAGGGGTGACGCTTTCTTTATTGGGGGAGATTCTCAGCACCAGAGCTCTGCGCTTTGTTTATCGTTGAGCCACAAAGCCTGCTGGTGCTCGTCATGTGCTTATGTCGCGCTCTGGGCCTCTGGGCAATCGCTAGAAGGCCAGTTCTACGCCGGCGCTTCCCCCACCACCGGAGCCTGGGATATTTTGCCGCTGGCCATCACAAGGCTTTCTGAGGGCTGGTCGCCTTCAAAAAAGTGGGTTGAGAAGCGTCCTTCCCGGTCATAGTGTGCCCTTGAGATGTCAATGGCCGATGGTACCAACCGTAACCGATTCA
The window above is part of the Nitrosospira sp. Is2 genome. Proteins encoded here:
- a CDS encoding DUF4105 domain-containing protein produces the protein MLTTASLTMLGLVIAVAGCWGVLALAFSGPQSETVRSSLAVLFGVVSLMAIIGLGFPHVRWGALAAYFALFALLMVWWRGIEPSNERDWQPDVAVLPYAEIEGDIVTVHNIRNFDYRSETDYTPAYYDKRFNLRKLEGVDLVAVYWMGPAIAHIFASFAFAGGDHLAVSIETRKEKGEGYSTLKGFFRQYELYYVVADERDVIRLRTNYRNDPPEDVYVYRVQGPLVNVRRVFLEYMSKINKLRDHPEFYNTLTTNCTTGIWMHTLVNPEHLPFSWKILASGYVPEYTYEAGRLDTSLPFSELQRRAHINARAHTADGAADFSRLIREIPEIAATDPPQAAP
- a CDS encoding glycine zipper family protein — its product is MILKSIISVAVLAALASAPAVAQQVIVPAKGQSAEQQQKDEAECFASAKKQTGYDPAQATQYAAPPPPQHEGERVRGAARGAAGGAAIGAIAGDAGKGAAIGAVAGTMGGGARQRRKQDNYEQAAGQQQQAAAQQQQQFQRAYGACFEAKGYTVR